Proteins from a genomic interval of Mustela lutreola isolate mMusLut2 chromosome 4, mMusLut2.pri, whole genome shotgun sequence:
- the FGL2 gene encoding fibroleukin — MKPVSWCWLSSAVLAAFSLLVAGNNETEEIKDERIRDSCPVRLESSGKCEEGGECPYQVSLPPLTIQLPRQFSRIEEVFKEVQNLKEMVNTLKKSCQDCKLQADDSRAPGRNGLLSPSPGSLGEADDNRVQELESEVNKLSSDLKNAKEEIDLLQGRLEKLNLVNMNNIESYVDSKVANLTSVVNSLDGKCSSKCPIQEEIQSRPVQHLIYKDCSDYHTIGKRSSEIYRVTPDPKNSSFEVFCDMETMGGGWTVLQARLDGSINFTRMWRDYKVGFGNLRREFWLGNDKIHLLTKSKDMILRIDLEDFNGVKLYALYDQFYVANEFLRYRLHVGNYNGTAGDALHFSKHYNHDMKFFTTPDRDNDRYPSGNCGLYYSSGWWFDACLSANLNGKYYHQKYRGVRNGIFWGTWPGISEAQPGGYKSSFKEAKMMIRPKHFKP; from the exons ATGAAGCCTGTCAGCTGGTGCTGGCTGAGCTCGGCTGTCCTTGCCGCTTTCAGCTTGTTGGTTGCAGGAAACAATGAAACggaggaaattaaagatgaaaggATCAGGGATTCCTGCCCAGTGAGACTAGAAAGCAGCGGGAAATGCGAGGAGGGCGGCGAATGCCCCTACCAGGTGAGCCTGCCCCCTTTGACGATTCAGCTCCCCAGGCAGTTCAGTAGGATCGAGGAGGTGTTCAAGGAAGTCCAGAACCTCAAGGAAATGGTAAATACCCTGAAGAAATCGTGCCAGGACTGCAAACTGCAGGCTGACGACAGCCGGGCCCCCGGCAGAAATGGACTGCTGTCACCTAGCCCAGGATCCCTGGGAGAAGCTGATGACAACAGAGTACAAGAATTAGAGAGTGAGGTGAACAAGCTGTCCTCTGATCTCAAGAATGCAAAGGAGGAGATCGACCTGCTTCAGGGTCGCCTGGAGAAGCTCAATCTTGTAAATATGAACAATATAGAAAGTTATGTTGATAGCAAAGTGGCAAATCTAACTTCGGTAGTCAACAGTTTGGACGGCAAGTGTTCATCCAAGTGTCCCATTCAAGAAGAAATACAGTCACGTCCAG TTCAACACCTAATATATAAAGATTGCTCTGACTACCACACAATAGGCAAGAGAAGCAGTGAGATCTACAGAGTTACACCGGATCCCAAAAACAGTAGCTTTGAAGTTTTCTGTGACATGGAGACCATGGGGGGAGGCTGGACTGTGCTGCAGGCCCGTCTCGACGGAAGCATCAACTTCACCAGAATGTGGCGAGACTACAAAGTAGGTTTTGGCAATCTCCGAAGAGAATTTTGGCTGGGGAATGATAAAATTCATCTTTTGACCAAGAGTAAGGATATGATTCTAAGAATAGATCTCGAAGACTTTAATGGCGTCAAGCTCTATGCCTTATATGATCAGTTTTACGTGGCCAATGAGTTTCTCAGATACCGTTTACACGTTGGTAACTATAATGGCACAGCTGGAGATGCCTTACATTTCAGTAAACATTACAACCATGATATGAAGTTCTTCACTACCCCAGATAGGGACAATGATCGATATCCCTCGGGGAACTGTGGGCTCTATTACAGTTCAGGCTGGTGGTTTGATGCATGTCTTTCTGCAAACTTAAATGGCAAATATTATCACCAAAAATACAGAGGTGTCCGCAATGggattttctggggcacctggcctgGGATAAGTGAGGCACAGCCTGGTGGTTACAAGTCCTCCTTCAAAGAGGCCAAAATGATGATTAGACCCAAGCACTTTAAACCATAA